The sequence below is a genomic window from Oreochromis niloticus isolate F11D_XX linkage group LG3, O_niloticus_UMD_NMBU, whole genome shotgun sequence.
CAGACTTCTGGCGTTCCACTGTAAAATAATCATATAACACTCTCCTCAGGCCCTCCTGCCTTCCCCTCCCCTCCAAGTCTTTTATTAACAGTTTCCCAGGATATATCTTTAATGCCAAAAAACCTCTCTGCTCCTTTCACAactattttaattttctctgttttgtgtttcacCTGGTCTGTACAATTTATGACATAGGCAATAAACAAAATCATCTTCTCTACTGTCAGGCCTGTATGAACTCCCTGTGGAGGTAGGACTTCTGACGTTGATGGTCGAACCTTTTCTGTCCCGTCAGCTGTCACCTCAGTTACACAAACCACACACAGCCCTCCTCCTGCAGCCTTCAGGGCCCCGCtgaaaacaagtaaaagtgagaATCCAtctgctctctcctctcctctcctctcctctcctctcctctcctctcctctcttgaATTTAATGGCCATAAATATAAACTATGTTAGGAGACGGGAGGCACACATCTGAGACAGGAGGAAAGCGTACCGACCATAAAGCTTTCTGTTTTACATGGCCTCAGGAGGGGTCTTTGAAGGCACCACGAGGGGACGTTAAGTTTCGTTTCTCCATCTCAGCTGAGAGTCACCAAAGATCACTGACCAGCCATTGATCTGTAAATAAATGATTTATCTGTGTTTTTTCTGAGGAAGAGAGGGACTGTTTCTTGTAACATGACGTGAGTCCACATTAGCTTCACAGCAACTTTCTAGTTTCTGAAAACCACCACAAATAATACAGATATACTACTAAcggaggtggcaaaagtacagacaatCTGTAGTTCAGTAGTAaaaatactcaagtaaaagcTGAAGTACGGATTCAACTTCTTtgctcaagtaaaaaaaaaaggttttttaaaaGGTAGAAAAACAGGACCAGGAGTTCCAAAATGAAAGAATAAAATCTGATATAATTAACTAAAACtggaattaataaataaatagctaaacaattaaatgtctatttattttattgaaaacatgcaataaagtatttatttcctgttttaataaattacatcgacatttaataattttttttctaattttttccACAAGTGGACCTTTTGCTATACTGGTCCACTTGATTGTCATAGTTTATTCgagctttattatttattcttatttcaaGTTTTTACAATCAGAACGGAcagggcctgagatgttcccagagaggtgaaGTCGACCCGACGTGACACATAGCCACAGatgaacagacacacacagacacaaacatgcattcccacAGGGAGGGACCAAGCAGCAAAGGCATGtcttcaaaaatgtcttcaaaatgtttttttaactaTTATTTTAACGGCTCAAAAAGTTAAAGTAACTTCCACAAGCAGAAACCAAACAAAGTACACACAACTCACAAACTGACCTAATCACAAAGGCACAGAAGCGTAACTTTTACACTAGTTTGGCCAAACCACATAGACACAATAGGGGGGAAACAAAACAAGTACCAATgctaaataagcacaaaataaCATTACTAAacctaaaaattaaaaaaaaataaaatccaaaacaTTTGTGAGTAGGTCCTGCTGAGCAGGCATTGTGGTTTCAAAGTAATCAGCCCTTGGCCTCGCCTTTTGCCCAGACAGGAAACAGGCACCTCCCCAAACCAGGTAACTCAAAGAAAGAGAAGTATtgtggaaatgacagtcttcagtggggatagttacaaagctttcttcgttatgaatgagcattttagttagcagttagcattagcagcacatgctgCCTCTGATGTAAAGGGGCCTTTGTGCTGCTCACTGTGATTCACAgccacacaaattctttttacacatacaaaactgatttacaagtacaaaatatttctgACCACAGTTTGAGCCCATACCTTCCACCCAGACAATGACTCAGTGAGAGAAACCCTGTCATCCTGTACCGTGTGCCTGCTCCAGAAAATACCAAGTGTCGTGCCCAGGCTGTTTTTCCCAGCCAGATAAAGAGACTTATTTCTTTGGACTTTGCTGCTGCAAGCTTTGCGTTAGTTTAGTAGGTGGTTTATATTCAGAGGTCAAGTGTTTTCCCTCTCGCCCTTAGTTCATGTGTAGTGTTTTGTTTCATTCACCGCTGTCTTTGTGTGCCACTCAAAAATGGCACACAATTGAGTGAATGCTGGAGTTACTTAATTCAGTAGTGGCCATTGGTTGCACAGCAGTGTTTTGCTTTGGGAGAAACGTAAACAACTGAGtttgatgaacagaatcaacctttcaTGATTTATCCTGTTTCATTTCTATAaaatgatctttttctttttctctgctgtttACATTCTAACAACATAGATCAAATTCCACATTTTTATAACAGATTTATATTCACTATGAAAAGTGTAGCCATCAGCCTTAAACAGGGCAGAGAACTAAAACACACATGTTTAAGTTTGAGCCTTATTTAATTATATCTTTACAGAATTTACAGATAAATCTAAATTTCACTGAGACAATCTGTAAATAAATGATGTAATCTGAGCGGTTATTTTAACATCACTCAACAGGTGAATGGGGAGAGAGACACGACTTTAATTTTTTAACTTCACAGGTACAGAAAACCTACACGCACAGATAAACAGTGGAATCGGAAGAATTAGTGCAACATGATTGGTTCATATATTTCCTGCTTCTGTTTGATTGGCTCTTGTTGCACAGGGGCGGGAAAACTGAGGACTCTAATTTGTGCCTCCTGATCTCCTCCGTCTTTCTGCCTGTTACCTGCAAATCAATCTCAGAGCTTCATGCTGAAAAATTTCTCATTTATAAAATAGTTCTGGAGCCCTATTTGTATTGTAGTTgtattttaatgttatttaacTACCACAGTTTAAAATGAAGCTCTGAGACGCTGATGTCTCGTTCTGTTGAGACTGTTTCCTTGACTCCTCTCTCCTCGTGTCCTTTCTGAGCTCCTCAGTGGGCCTTAGACACACTGGAGGGGTTTGTGCAGGATAATCCTCTGATAACAAACATCACAGTGTGATAAATGTCAGCATCCAGCGTGTGCTATACACTCTGGTTTAAAGAGGGACTTAAGTGAGAAGAAGCTTTTTACTGAGTTTATGTAAACACACATCAGATTGTTCTCACTGATCGCTCTGATGATGAATAACATGATGAGCTGAAGCAAAGCTCAGAGGGTTAGCTGTGTGTTCTTTGGTGCTGATTCAGCAGGATTGCTGTGAGAAGAGGCAAAAATAAATCACTGTTAAACAGCCAACAGTCcagttttttatttctttggttCTTCACATCAGTGGCTCAGTGAATCAGATTCACGGGGAGattaaaatcaaacaaagcaCAGCATTTATGCATTCATGATCTTGTAAAAGACTCAacccaaagaaaaaaagcataaattactttgtttttttaaattgttggtTTACACAGAAAAGTTTCACAAATAGGAAATGTAAAACACAGGTTTTTGTAACACTTCTGTTTCCATTTTCCACTGAAGGAAGTTCAAGTACCTGCTgaaggaaataaataaacaaatttgAAAAATACCATAAAGTCAGTGGTACTGAGATGGTCTGTTTTGTAGAACAGGTCATTTTCCAGTCACTTTTATGAAAACTTCAGTTTTCATAAAAcaaaatttgtcatttttagcTGCACAAAATTGCCTTTTACAGTCTAAAATCTCTGTTTGTGTAAATTTAGGAAACTTTACACAGTAAAGACAGTTATAAAGAGGGAGTTATAAAAATGTTCATGACAGTCAACATGACTGTAACTAAAGTGTTTCACTCAGATGTATTTTTCATGTCTGTAACATTGCCAAGGATGGATCACCATGACAACAAGAAACAGAGCTTAAAGAGTGTAAACAAATTTATCCCAAACCCTCATCTTTATCTAACTTCATAGATTTAATTCTTAAAGTGATGCATTTTAATTCATAAGTGTAGAAACCTGTGAGCTGTTAAATGATTCCCTCCATCACCAACCCCACAGATGTCCAAATGTAAAAGTTTTCACTCTTTAAAAGCTTTAATATAAAGTTTATGTCCTGGGACATGAATTTGTAGATATGAACCTGAGGTATGTTCATGTGTACGAGTTcatatccacaaacacatcagTCAGTTCTGCACCATTAGTACCTGTTTCCCTGCTTCAAACAGTGTGAAACCCTCCCAGTGTCTTTAGACTTTAACAGGATCTCTGAGAAGCAGAAATCACATATTCAGCACCGTTGGGTACAAGAACAAACACACCAAAACTGACAGACTCACTACCAGTCCCACAAACCCTCCATGTCCTCCTGGaggacctgcaggtgagaagaAGGTGTCAGCTGGTGATGAGTAAAGGACAGAAGATAATCCTGAATTGAAGTCAGTTTTTCAGTCCCTGAAACCCTGAAAACCAAATTTCATGATCTACATGTCCTCAGATCATCTGTTTGTTCCTGTGTTGAGTGACACGCTGGGAATTTGGAGCAACAGCAGGAGACTCAGGTGGAAAAGCCGTAAGATGTTTCAAACATAGAGCATTTCAACGGGAGGTTAGTATCAATCCTGATTCTCATTGTCATGGTTTATGTAGatcaaaaaaacagcaacaccaACAAGAAGCACAGCAGGAACCACCAGACCAGCTATTAGTCCAACAGATCCACTCTTCGctcctccatcctccttccctccatcctctgtgtgtcctcctgtctgacctgcaggtgagaaacaggtgtgaggtgtcagctgtcaggtaggtgatgagtgaagaacagaacagaatccatttcctcttcaaactgctgtcagacattatctactgcactctgatcacatcactcagaccagctgctttctacaaagtctcatcaacaacatctttagaaacaaacatcaacaaccaggaagcagcttcacctctgatcacacacacactcaactctactcactcacctggaggatcaacaacactcagTGTGATGATGCTGATGGGATCCAATGATTCTAAAGGGAaacgacactcgtatgttccagtgtcattaatcgtcacattcttcagaatcaaagacacgtctccatccttcatctgtgtgtcctgcagatccacccggttcttaaaagctGGATGCTGCTCATCTGGAACAGGCTTCCCAGTCCGATACACAAAAACAAGTTTATCTTCCAGGTCAGTTCTGTTCCACTCTACAAGATCAATGTTGTtttttggagctcgacatgtcagagtgacgtcctgtccagactcagctgtgatgcttttctggtctgaaagaggaaacaacacagagcagagaaatTAAAGGGATCCAAGTGTAACTCTTCACTTTtaaagcagccaatcagaagacacTGGAGTTATGCACACTGGTCAAACTATCACACAAgtattaaatgttatttaataTCATAGTTTTACATCTAGTTCCTATTTTTAATA
It includes:
- the LOC102081141 gene encoding butyrophilin-like protein 8 → MAVLITASHLWILSSVFLLEFTSADQKSITAESGQDVTLTCRAPKNNIDLVEWNRTDLEDKLVFVYRTGKPVPDEQHPAFKNRVDLQDTQMKDGDVSLILKNVTINDTGTYECRFPLESLDPISIITLSVVDPPGQTGGHTEDGGKEDGGAKSGSVGLIAGLVVPAVLLVGVAVFLIYINHDNENQD